In Misgurnus anguillicaudatus chromosome 14, ASM2758022v2, whole genome shotgun sequence, the genomic window cgctacgttttattttgtaccaccaaacttgctcgtataactactcgtcttaaataggaaaaacattgatgtgtttggtcacttctaactttatctctaaatggtaccattgaatgaatggggctaagctaaatgctatcgaagcgtcgcagtgcgctccagcgcttacgtgcacgcacacagatgatagagggatgtatcaacaattcttagttaaggtaataacatattttaatattgaaaatgagtagactattcctttaaccaggaagtgcttctgcagtgttgtttacatcttttgaaatggtctattaaaATATAGGAATAGGGAATTGTGGCTGTTAtgggtttttatttttgtgaaaagcagaaatacttaaacttaaatttacatCAACAGGCACCTATcattgaaaattttattttatgacaATATAACCATGAATTTGCTCCAGTCAGTCTGATATCCAAAACTAAATGTTCAGTTATAAGTGTTCtctgttgtgttgtgttttgggATTATTTTCTTTCGCATTGTATAAAATTGATGGTTTATAAAGAAATTCTTTAGTTGATATAAAAGATTAAAGCAACTTTTAATGCAATTATTCAGCTCACATCTCAAAACAGACCACTGGTCATACTCTGGTGTCATTTTAATGTGGCAGTTCAGTATCTTTTAAGGGTTCGAGTCATTATTAATTATCCAGTTGATCCAGGAGATGTAGTTGCGGACTTTAGTGTAGACTCCAGGGAAGAACGGGTTGGCACAACTGATGCCCCAGGACACAATACCCTCAAACAAACCATTACAGATGAGAGGACCGCCAGAGTCGCCCTATAGCCAAGAAAAGCAAAGTTAGACTCACTTTGTAATCTTAGTAAAAAGAGGAAAAAGCACAGAATCAATGCAAgcatttttgtgtttaaaaggCGTCTAATAGGCGTCCAAACACAGCCTAGACGTCTAGGCTAAAATAAGGCTGTCAGAAAAGTttaatagacgtctaaccatTTTGCTAGAAGTGtgttactcatagccggactatatgGGATCTATGGTCAGTGGCGTatttagcaaattgggggcccaaggCGAAGGTATGTTTGGGGCCCCCCTATCCGACTTTTTTTACTCCAAAATGCAGATGGAAAGCAGAGAACGCACAAAGGGTAGCACTACACAAACTTATAGGCATGATAGAACACAATAGagaataagtcaatggggcaaaaacaggcACGGACAGTaaatgagagagaaaaaaatgaaatctgatgctgcacaagaACTAGccatgcatcaaagccaatgttgttACTAATCTTTCACATGCCCAACACTgtgataaaaagtaaaaaaaatccagcccACTAAGTAAATGAAAAAatttgattaacagatttatgaaaaataaatatattaacaaatatttatctGATTTAGTGGATGGTTTCATCACGAATATAATGAAAGGGTTGTGTATTTGCCCAcagtgtattgttgagtttttgaaaatgtttaaggGTTTTTCCCAAATATGTGTCaaaataagatttgtcaccaaaaatcttttcatttgctgaaacacagagaaagttgtggccaaaatAAAACTCAACAGCACCCCATAGTGGACAAAAACATCCtttgttatttattgttatttactttaccacaaaataatttttatcagtTTAGGGCTTGGGCTTTTACTAGCAGAACTAGACGGTTGACTCACCAAAGCCCCATcatcacttttttttttttttttgatccaCTTGGGTAAGATCAATTAATTCGCGTTTATATTTGTCTTGAATTGTCTGTTCGTGTACTTTCCCAGTCCTTCTGTcactttgtgtttatctttgcgCCGCACAGTGCACACCATTACAGACTAGTCCATTTTAATTTGAAAGAAGGGGGTGTATTTGTGTAGTGACAGATAAACATGAACTGGACATTTTAACTACTACTTCAAAGTTTCAAAGTGTTTCTTAAGAATATTATTACAATTTACcatgcttttatttaaagtgttCATGATGaggctttatttatttttaggttGGTTAGGGGGCCCCCTTATATGACCGCTGGTAGGGGGCCCCAAGCAGCCGCTTACCTATGCCTCTATTTTAAGACCCCCTCTGTCTCTGTGAGACAACCTGTCACATTCTCAGTTTGTTATGGcgatgcagcgtctcgttcccttctctgTTTTCCCCAATCATTGCCCTCTGGATTGATTTCCCACAATCCTCTTCACTCCTTTACCTGAACTGTGTTTGTTATTATCCTCACCTGACAGTCATCACCCTCATCATTGTGTTAAATACCCTGTTGTTCTCTTTGTCCTGGTCCGTTCTCGTTTTTGCATTGTGTACATTAAAGATATGTGTTGTTACTGCTCGTCTTtctgtttattgttttatttttaattaaagtttatcatttttttatacTCATAATAtacttaataattaataattaataattgcACGTACAAATAAGtgcaattattataaaaaattacaaataaatgaaacccCACCTCTAACCCCGCCCCTAACCCAACATCACGAGCAAATGCACATcgtaaaaatacatacaaatgttttcGAAGCGGATGGCAGCGcgccgacatgtggtgctttcgcactttcggcgacTGAGCTCGtcgtcatttgccgatcccatacccctctctcctccctgtactttcctgtcctctcctaacCTCACTATTGAATAAAGGCAAAAACTGgcccaaaaatataaaactaacttttaaaaaaagtttagaaaaaaatacatacaaaaattGTCGTACGAATTAATAAAAtgcgtaaaatacgtacgaattggcATGAAATTGTGTTGGTCATATTATTTTAAGGGGCTTACAGTAATGTTGCGGTTAAAATTTTGTATGCATTTCCCAGTCAAATTTCTCCAAATTGAATaccaatgcatttatttaaggtttatttcagtGAAAAAATATCCTTGATAtcattaatattgactgagtacggtcatgtcaaagattgaaatcaatgtgaagtcaatgagagaaataaaattttaatctcatatttagattataaaactttagcctggatttcacagacagggtcacaaatccCTAAACTAAATCACCACCCATCCTGACTCACCTGGCAGGAATCCTTTCCACCAAACGGATAGCCAGCGCACACCATGTTGTCTGTTATTCTGTAGTAATAGTAGTATTGACACTGAGGGATGATGAGGACGTCCACGGCGCGAAGGACAGGTGACAGGTAATAACTGTACACCTGTGTGACGCCCCAGCCGCTCACTGTGCATGTTGTGCCCCCTAGTAAGGTAGGACTGCTTGAGACCGGCATTACTGCTGGCTGAACATAAGCATTGAGCTCTGCCGGCTTCTCCAGCTGATGTAAAGATCAATGTATAAAACCAGGTTTAAGAAAAGTTacattcactgcaaaaaatgactgtcttacttagtatttttgtcttgttttcagtaaaaatatctaaagattcttaaatttaagatgttttttcttgatgagcaaaatgacatagaaaaataagtctagtttgtagacaaaaaaattaagcgaatatgtgcttaaaacaagcaaaaaaatctgccaatgaaataagaaaaaaaattaagtcttgaattaagtgtttatgaaattTGGAGCCCCGAAGGGGACATGgtgcaaaattaaataaagtttagtgtcaggtgcgcacgcgatagattcacgtgcgcacgcgatagttcacgtgagcacgcgaaactaaactttagattttttttactccaatgtctcggtaataaaaaaaggaaacttattcaagaaatgttttcttatttcattggccaattttttgcttgttttaagcaccaattttaccgagcccctaaggtgacattgtaGTAAAAAactctaaagtttagttttatgtgctcacgcgaaaccttgacgtgaagaatttttttaagtttagttttgcgtgctcgcgtgaaactttcgcgagcgcacgtgaaagcgatactttcacatgagcacgcaaaaagtttcacgtgcgtacACAATATTttacgtgcgcacgtgaaactaaactatatttaatttttgctccatgtccccttagagGCTCCGTAaaaatttttgcagtgttctcatgttttttttttattcgacTTTTCAAAACTGTCCACTTTATGAAATAGAGCAGCTATGACATTTTGCTAAACATATGTGTTTAATGGaagagaaaaaattatatgaaatgGAATCACTTTCATCTATGGGTGGACAATTTATTACATATCTTTTCAACTAGAAAACAGATATATGTAGTCATTTAGGTAATGGCTGATttataactttttatttttatttataacttACTTTCAAGAGCATGAGGTCACTATCAAATGTCCTGTAGTTATACATGTAATAGACCAGCACTTTCGACACATTGAACACCTGCTCAAAGCCCTCTTTTATGGAGAGGTCATGTTCACCCAGAACCACTCGGATTAAATAATTCCTGCAGACAACAACATATAATATAACATGTGACAGTGTAGATCGAAAACAAACAATGATAATAACCAATAGATAAttcaatgattttttttttatttgctgttgCCATATGTACTTGTATGTTATTTCCTCCTCACTGTGCACTACATTCTTCTTATATACCTTTACTTATATCACACTGTGTGTAtaccaacatgatctcaaatttgatcaatttatttatgtCCATGGCACTAACCCCAAcctcaagcgacaatggtaagaaaatagaaaaatacattaaaaaaatacatcggaaaaaaactaaaaactatttaaaagaaattttagcaagtgtcacgaaaaagacattcctGCTCAAgtcacgaaaaaagctgaatttcgtgccatggacataTTGACATGACATTTTATTGTGCCTTAATTATGAAATGCAGAAAGAATGAATTTCTGCTGGGAAGCACGCACAAGTCCTCGCTCAAGGCTCAGAAAAAAACGTGCACATCAAGGTACCATATCGAACGTAAAAAGAGCACCTATGAGCACCTTTTTCAAACCAATGGGATACCCTGGCCTATTCAATTCCGGTCATGGAGGGCCGATGTCCAACAGAGTTTATCTAACACACCAGCCTGTCATTTTCAACCCTGTAGACTTCCATTAGCTTCTTCAGGTGccttggtttagggttagagttaaactctgcaggacacccgCCCGCTTGGACAGGAATTGAATAGCCCTGACCTTTACGGTCTTGTGGACCTATGGAGAAACAGGGGAGTCCGATTTTACACCATGTGCTATGGGTGTAATACTCACGGCCTCCAGCAGTGGGCAGCACAAACCACCCACTGTGGGTGTATGAGAGTCCCACCGCAGTAATGATAGTTGTTGTACTGAACAGAGGCCTGATATTTGATGGAATAGGGCTGAACCTCCTGTCCTCCAATGATTCTCTGCTGCAGTGATCCTGTGAATGGGAGGAATAATGATAAAGCTCATATCCTccacaacaacacaaaaacgccTCACCGACAGATTCCTGTAATGTATGCACGTACTGCAACTATTGaatatgcattgtatttagatGCTCTGTTATTCGGGAATGAATTGTTTTACCTTGAAGGGTTAAGATGATTAGGAGCAAAATGAATTCAAAACATTTCTTCATGTTTGAGGGATCTAAAACACAGAGGACACATGGAGGTCAAAAAATGACGCATAGACTACactcagcattgggtcaaacAGGGATGAACCCAACACGCAatgtgtaaaatataaacatggTAACCCAACTTTTTGACTTGAGTAAATGTTAATAGACtagtaaaatgttttacagaACAAACAGTTAATAAAGGTATCTATCATGCAATAGTTTAGATGTGATGCAGTGCTATAGGTTGCGTTTTGAGAAGAAAAAATATATGGGCTTTCTTCAAAATATCCAAAGGGACTGTATGTGTATTACATACAGCCTAAAATATATCATATATGACTTCCAgccataaacacaaacaaacataaaattgGTTTAACTCACCCAGAGCATGGAAAGCTCAATCCTGGGCAGTAATAATCCCAATAACCGCTTAACAGTACTAAAGAAGCTGAAGATATTGTCTTTGCTTTTATAGTGTAACCGCATCTCTCCACAGGGTTTTGTGGTGTTGTTTGTACACTAACTATACccaacaacaaaaacaataacATGACAAAACTTGTCTGACCCAAAAGCTTTCAATAGCACTTTAATTTGATGCCACAGTCTTTGATTCATAAAGAGTACCTTGAACTCAAATATCTATTGACTCTTTGGTTTGATAAAACTGTTTGCTGGTGAATGGGATATCGGGTGACTGTAAAATTGGGTGGAAAGGGCACTGGAATAGTGGTAACTAAAGCAGCTGTGAACAAGGTCTTTCTAATATCCCTTGGCGTTTATTAATGCACATCAGTATCCTCAGGGGAGAGCTCCACCTTGGAAGTGTTTGCTGTTTGTCTCTGTCCAAAAACATATGGCTCCCTTTATTGATGTAATGAAAGTGTACTTTGGTAGATTTGTGTTAATCACGcatatacagtggcaagaaaaagtatgtgaaccttttggaattgcatggttttctgaataaatgtgacataaaaagtcaatggtaatgataaacataatgtgtctaaaaataattacacaaaaaattctgatctttcatgtctttattgaacacactcattcaacattcaaaatggcagtggaaaaagtaagtgaACCCTTAGAATAAAAAATTGGTTGACCCTCCCTCccttggcagcaataacctcaaccagaCGCTTACTGTAACTgtggatcagacctgcacatcaTTGAGGAGAAATTTTAGCCCATTCTTCCTGCTTCCGAACTGCTTTAGCTCTTTAGATGTCTTCAGATATGTATGGCCCTCTTCAAGTCAATCCATAGcatctctattgggttgaggtctgggctctgacttggccactccaaaaggtggattttgtttttcagaagccattctgttgtggacttactcctgtgttttgggtcattgtcctgctgcatAACTCCCCTTCTACACATTTACAGCTGAGATACAGACATTCTCACATTATTCTGAAGAATTGTCTGATATACTTGGGAATTCATCTTCCCCTTAATGATTGCAAGCTGGCCaggcccaaatcatgatgtttcctccaccacactttacagttgggatgatgttttcatGATGATATGCCGTGCCCTTTCTACACCAGATGTAGCGttgggttttattttatttttctaaaaatagtTCAATCTTAGTTTCATCagtacacaaaacattttgccaatACCGCTGTGGAGTGTcaatgtgctcttttgcaaacttcaggcgtGCAGCAATCTTCTTTTTAGTAAGCAGAGGCTTCCTTTGTGGTGTTCGCCATGGATACCCtgcttgttcagtgttttacATATTGTAGACTTAACCCTAACCCCACAATGTGAAGcgcatcacaacatgtatgtatcACGTCATGTTTGTGGCTCTTCATTTCGAAATATGTGTTCGtcatgtcatgtaaatttatgtgcatcacgcgtgatgtcaaaatatgagcctgctgcagacgcttcgaaggggtttatgataaaataggcgctcgtgtttgccagatactcacttaatctcgtgtgtaatcagagtttagtgttaaattagtgtcttgcgagtatatTTTGTGAACGCAAGCATCTCTTTTTTCATAAATCCTTTTGACACGTGTCCAGCAAGCTTGTTATTTGATCCgaacatgacgagcaacacacatgacactccgaacacatattttgaattcgtgCCATTCGGAAGAGATGTCAACATCCGCCACTGACACTAACAGACCCACTAACAGTTCCAGTTGCCAGACCCAGCATTATTACTCCATTCACTTCTATGGTCTAATCTTAGCCACTGTACTTTGCTACCTTTCCCTACTTAGCCcataagctctggaatgatttgccAACTGATGTCCctgaatcagacacagtcaatcactttaaatctaaaattaagactttttttctttaacaaagcattcacataatttgtctagtataTTATACTTATCTCGCAATAGTTAGCTTGTatggaacaaagcattcacataactcatctgggtaatatacttatgccgcaatagctagcctgtctATATCTGCGcatatattaaaacacaacactgtgtgtgacacttgcattacatgcgaacggccccgaGGACattgggacaaacagacccagttccggctgCCATGGAGGtcaacacaccactgatctactggccgtgcttcaacgtgatgcccagccgatgcctgaccaacgacggAACCCGTTAAATATCCTTATCTGTTTACATACCGTTTACATcccatataaatatatatatatatatatatatatatatatatatatatatatatatatatctcaagttttttttcctcctatgactttttgtTCCTCCCAGAGGTTTTTcacctagggggttttttaacCCCAGGGAGTCAGCCAACactggcttaacttagcaccctctgtATACgagacattattaatacgctcgcttaaagcgtaactaaacccctggtcagagcctgactctacccactggcaatatttgaaaaatgcgagaaaagtgggcagatcccaacggagatagaggggacgacgAACTAGCTCGTACCAAGCattggtgagatcgtaacaagggcgtggtgagcttgaacctgcttacgtcacgagttactttttggacccaacatccaataggaaaattcaactgcagtagccaccgttcaacctgaagagggcagcactcagacgtttttacaccatatattgaagtattgaaacactttatatccaaatgtcaaaaaatgtactaaaatcaatgaacagcactaataaagcatcattcttacagatcattaactaaaaaaagttggttaagggtttagttactctttaaagtttattcatagccgctgtattttgctacttatattgtctgtcgatttttctgtgtttcccctgcttcttttaatgtaaagctgctttgaaacaataaccaattgtgaaaagcgctatataaataaaatttgaaatAAATTGAATTGAGTTAATCTCCCCTCTCGTTTCTTAAAGGTACATCAGGTGATAAAGCGTTATTAGCGGTGTAAAGGCTGAGGGTTCGATTCCTGGGAACACACATATTAAGTCATATAAGatgaaatataaaatgaaatgctATGTTAACTCATACTGTATCTTGCTCATAACCCTGCCTTTGCTGTCGCTGTCTCTCTGTGTGATTCATGTTCCCTCAGGGTTGATAATAGTAACACAAAGACACAACCCAACTGCTCAAGTGTGCTACTGCATTATGAATGAAATCTGATGACTGCTGATGTCTCACGCAGAGGACAGAGGATTTCCAAACAACAACTGATAAATTCACATCCATGTAAAGGATATATAATGTGATAAGATGGACATTTAGCACTAATAGATAATAGCACTAAAAGTTGATccttgcactgaaaaaaaaatgcagcatgaagttaaaacaacttttgacctgtgataagttgacataacttataaaaaacaagcTGAAATTGTTTGAAttgaacttaatttttttaagttaaagtaacaaaaacatatgttgatttgacaaaaatgctgtttttttaaagtgtggctgATAATCAGccactttaagtgctatatacTCTCATATAATTCATTGACTTTATGTTTACTGTAATAAAGGAGAACCCTGCTGAAAGATCAACTCCCATTAGTTTTCGATTCATGAATCAAACATTGTTAGCTATGAAAACTGAAATTAGAACTCTGGAAACCTGAGGAACGGCATTGATGTGATTTCTCTAGCAGGATGTCAAGGGTTTTGCTTGATATAGCCCAGCCAACATTCAGCCTTGCTTTACAGGTTTGCTTTGCAATGGCATTACTGCTCTTCTTAGTGCTGCTGCAACTCTTCCCAGTGAACTGTAAGTACACTAACAACAGTAATTACATTTCTTGTGCGGGATTTTCAGAAATATTCCAGAGAGGTGCATGGATCAATAGATCTTTCTGTCATTTAAACTTCATTGTTGCTCAGTGTTTGCTAAATCATCCACCCATTACGTAACCACTATTGAAACTGACAATGTTGACATAGATTAGTGGTAGACCGATATTGTTTTTTCAGTTCTGCATTCAATCCCATCCAGCAATGCTAAAGATTTGGATATGACCGTATTTGCACCTGTTAGCATGTATTGCTTAGCACATCATTGATTACAGTGAATAACATGCAAAATGCAGGATTTTGTAATGGTATTACATGgcaattcgtatgtattttatgaggtggataatttgt contains:
- the LOC129427207 gene encoding trypsin-3 isoform X4, which encodes MTGALVAVGQGRLLVRQIQELLDAQDSLAFPYNLTAPAHGLFLTNIEYKDEDPSNMKKCFEFILLLIILTLQGSLQQRIIGGQEVQPYSIKYQASVQYNNYHYCGGTLIHPQWVVCAAHCWRPNYLIRVVLGEHDLSIKEGFEQVFNVSKVLVYYMYNYRTFDSDLMLLKLEKPAELNAYVQPAVMPVSSSPTLLGGTTCTVSGWGVTQVYSYYLSPVLRAVDVLIIPQCQYYYYYRITDNMVCAGYPFGGKDSCQGDSGGPLICNGLFEGIVSWGISCANPFFPGVYTKVRNYISWINWIINNDSNP
- the LOC129427207 gene encoding uncharacterized protein isoform X2; the protein is MIGNMQQATARYLIFFQYAGTKYSGVMKAPAHQAVEGVQNHLENAVRKLKPVHEVSVVISSRTDSGVHALSNSAHVDIQRRGGKPPLPEQNLIEALNFHLKAEPIRTLNISAMKEAAALLLGTHNFSTFRALNSETPFKNPVKTLELAQLEPGDSFSQRHFHRDLQFWELTFKSRSFLYKKVRRMTGALVAVGQGRLLVRQIQELLDAQDSLAFPYNLTAPAHGLFLTNIEYKDEDPSNMKKCFEFILLLIILTLQGSLQQRIIGGQEVQPYSIKYQASVQYNNYHYCGGTLIHPQWVVCAAHCWRPNYLIRVVLGEHDLSIKEGFEQVFNVSKVLVYYMYNYRTFDSDLMLLKLEKPAELNAYVQPAVMPVSSSPTLLGGTTCTVSGWGVTQVYSYYLSPVLRAVDVLIIPQCQYYYYYRITDNMVCAGYPFGGKDSCQGDSGGPLICNGLFEGIVSWGISCANPFFPGVYTKVRNYISWINWIINNDSNP
- the LOC129427207 gene encoding uncharacterized protein isoform X3, whose product is MIGNMQQATARYLIFFQYAGTKYSGVMKAPAHQAVEGVQNHLENAVRKLKPVHEVSVVISSRTDSGVHALSNSAHVDIQRRGGKPPLPEQNLIEALNFHLKAEPIRITRAYRIQSDFHARFRALSRTYVYRFASGLRHHTEMPVTETDLCWALHDTDLQFWELTFKSRSFLYKKVRRMTGALVAVGQGRLLVRQIQELLDAQDSLAFPYNLTAPAHGLFLTNIEYKDEDPSNMKKCFEFILLLIILTLQGSLQQRIIGGQEVQPYSIKYQASVQYNNYHYCGGTLIHPQWVVCAAHCWRPNYLIRVVLGEHDLSIKEGFEQVFNVSKVLVYYMYNYRTFDSDLMLLKLEKPAELNAYVQPAVMPVSSSPTLLGGTTCTVSGWGVTQVYSYYLSPVLRAVDVLIIPQCQYYYYYRITDNMVCAGYPFGGKDSCQGDSGGPLICNGLFEGIVSWGISCANPFFPGVYTKVRNYISWINWIINNDSNP